A stretch of Mycobacterium sp. ITM-2016-00316 DNA encodes these proteins:
- a CDS encoding ABC transporter ATP-binding protein/permease, which yields MDTATLGPSIDWSTEFGHSALWVLEAFGITAACLAVIIAVVARRTQWGRQFVRITGRFFTGRAGVQVWLLVGTLLLSTVIAVRLSVLISYYTNDLFTALQMAFQGNGTDDAALKADGIAHFWDALLIYLVLALLFMARYFADLYLTQRFLIRWRLWLTRHVLDDWLDGHAYFRGRFIRDAVDNPDQRIQADVDIVTTGSADPNNPAHGSNHILLFGAIESMLTVASFGVILWNLSGPLNLLDIVIPRALFWTVIVYVLAATVVAFWIGRPLIRLSFRNELRNAGFRFAMIRLKEAAAGIGLYRGEPAERRQLEERLGGVIGNYRRWLNRMMLFLGWNVSMSQAINPLPYVVQAQRLFSQQISFGDVMQSATAFHAIHDGLSFFRTSYDTFAGFRAALIRLDGLLDANRRARAMPGIDYLPATDDGVRLRGVEVRTPDGRRLVDGLDLTLEPGATLLVTGQSGVGKSVLLQSLAGLWPYTSGHAQYPLNCMFIPQVPYLPLGTLRAVVAYPHDREMFGDEAIQRALLQVALPHLVLQLGDTRDWAAILSPGEQQRIAFARVLLQRPPMVCLDESTSALDEGLELTLYQLLRAELPDTTLVSVSHRRTVHRFHEQRLDLLGDGRWAAATLQPPLDRF from the coding sequence ATGGACACAGCGACGCTCGGCCCGTCGATCGACTGGAGTACCGAGTTCGGGCATTCGGCACTGTGGGTCCTCGAGGCGTTCGGCATCACCGCGGCGTGCTTGGCGGTCATCATCGCCGTGGTCGCGCGCCGCACCCAGTGGGGCCGTCAGTTCGTCCGCATCACCGGACGCTTCTTCACCGGCCGCGCCGGCGTGCAGGTCTGGCTGCTCGTGGGGACCCTGCTGCTCTCGACGGTCATCGCGGTCCGTCTCAGCGTGCTGATCAGCTACTACACCAACGACCTGTTCACCGCCCTGCAGATGGCGTTTCAGGGCAACGGCACCGATGACGCCGCGCTGAAGGCAGATGGCATCGCGCATTTCTGGGATGCCCTGCTGATCTACCTGGTGCTCGCCCTGCTGTTCATGGCGCGTTACTTCGCCGACCTGTATCTCACCCAGCGCTTCCTGATCCGGTGGCGACTGTGGCTGACCCGCCACGTCCTCGACGACTGGCTGGACGGGCACGCCTATTTCCGCGGCCGATTCATCCGCGATGCCGTCGACAACCCCGACCAGCGGATCCAGGCCGATGTCGACATCGTCACCACCGGTTCGGCGGACCCGAACAACCCGGCACACGGGTCGAACCACATTCTGCTGTTCGGCGCGATCGAGTCGATGCTGACGGTCGCCTCGTTCGGCGTCATCCTGTGGAACCTGTCCGGGCCGCTGAACCTGCTGGACATCGTCATCCCGCGAGCGCTGTTCTGGACGGTGATCGTCTACGTGCTGGCCGCGACCGTCGTCGCGTTCTGGATCGGCCGCCCGCTCATCCGGTTGAGCTTCCGCAACGAACTGCGCAACGCCGGTTTCCGGTTCGCCATGATCCGGCTCAAGGAAGCGGCCGCCGGTATCGGCCTGTACCGGGGCGAGCCGGCCGAGCGCCGCCAGCTCGAGGAACGTCTGGGTGGGGTGATCGGCAACTACCGGCGCTGGCTGAACCGGATGATGCTCTTCCTGGGCTGGAACGTGTCGATGAGTCAGGCCATCAACCCGCTGCCCTATGTCGTTCAGGCCCAACGGCTGTTCTCCCAGCAGATCTCGTTCGGCGATGTCATGCAGTCGGCCACCGCCTTCCACGCGATCCACGACGGGCTGTCCTTCTTCCGCACCAGTTACGACACGTTCGCCGGCTTCCGTGCCGCACTGATCCGGCTCGACGGACTCCTGGATGCCAACCGGCGGGCGCGGGCCATGCCGGGCATCGACTACCTCCCGGCGACCGATGACGGTGTCCGACTGCGCGGCGTCGAGGTGCGCACCCCGGACGGCCGCCGGTTGGTCGACGGGCTGGACCTGACGCTGGAGCCCGGGGCCACTCTGCTGGTGACCGGGCAGTCCGGGGTCGGCAAGTCCGTCCTGCTGCAGAGCCTGGCCGGCTTGTGGCCGTACACCTCCGGCCACGCGCAGTACCCGCTGAACTGCATGTTCATCCCACAGGTGCCGTATCTGCCGCTGGGAACACTGCGCGCGGTGGTGGCCTACCCACACGACCGTGAGATGTTCGGCGACGAGGCCATCCAGCGCGCCCTGCTGCAGGTGGCGCTGCCGCACCTGGTGCTGCAGCTGGGCGACACGCGCGACTGGGCGGCCATCCTGTCCCCCGGCGAGCAACAGCGCATCGCCTTCGCCCGGGTGCTGCTGCAACGGCCGCCGATGGTGTGCCTGGACGAATCCACCTCGGCCCTCGACGAGGGACTCGAGCTGACGCTCTACCAGCTGCTGCGCGCCGAACTGCCCGACACCACCCTGGTGAGTGTCAGCCATCGACGCACGGTGCACCGCTTCCACGAACAGCGGCTCGATCTGCTGGGCGACGGCCGCTGGGCCGCCGCGACCCTCCAGCCACCTCTCGACAGGTTCTAG
- a CDS encoding ABC transporter ATP-binding protein/permease encodes MEMFTTSLDWGSELVTSLIWIAKAWAMAAAGTLIVLVLLGRFTTWGRQFWRITGAYFTGRESVKVWVWLGALLLSVISGVRLDVLFSFQGNDMMTGAQVAVQGLSSGDEAIAASGRDGFWAALWLFALLATIHVARVMLDLYMMQRFMLAWRSWLTARLTSDWLDGKAYYRSRFIDDTIDNPDQRIQADIDIFTTNVGPLPNTPNNTSGSTLLFGAISAIVSVISFTAILWNLSGDLDIFGVTVPRAMFLIAFLYVGIATVIAFWIGRPIIRLSFDNEKYNAAFRYALVRLRDASESVAFYRGEVAERVQLRKRFEPIVSNYQRFINRSVGFYGWNLTISQIINPLPWVIQAPRLFSGNIQLGDVSQTGSAFGQIQDSLSFFRNSYDAFAGWRASIIRLHGLVIANEEGRALPELNVEPCGSCPVELHDIDVHTPTGEVLIDGLNFEMYPGDTLIITGQSGTGKTTLLRSLAQLWPYTSGTLRCPAGINETMFLSQMPYVPLGDLRAVVSYPKGPDVLSDAELRGALDKVSLPQCARRLDELADWAKVLSPGEQQRIAFARVLLTKPRVVFFDEATSALDEGLEYSMYDLVRRELPDTILVSVTHRSTVGQHHERHLHLLGGGNWVLGDVDDDIDKPAKDPEPS; translated from the coding sequence ATGGAAATGTTCACCACGTCCCTCGACTGGGGCAGTGAGCTCGTCACCTCACTGATCTGGATCGCCAAGGCGTGGGCGATGGCCGCGGCGGGCACTCTGATCGTGCTCGTTTTGCTCGGCAGGTTCACCACCTGGGGCCGCCAGTTCTGGCGCATCACCGGCGCCTACTTCACCGGCCGAGAGTCGGTGAAGGTCTGGGTGTGGCTCGGAGCGCTCCTGCTGTCGGTGATCTCCGGGGTCCGCCTCGACGTGCTGTTCAGCTTCCAGGGCAACGACATGATGACCGGCGCCCAGGTGGCGGTGCAGGGGTTGTCCAGTGGCGATGAGGCGATCGCCGCGTCCGGTCGCGACGGTTTCTGGGCGGCACTGTGGCTGTTCGCGCTGCTCGCCACCATCCACGTCGCGCGGGTGATGCTCGACCTGTACATGATGCAGCGCTTCATGCTCGCCTGGCGGAGCTGGCTGACCGCCCGGCTGACCTCGGACTGGCTCGACGGCAAGGCCTACTACCGCAGCCGCTTCATCGATGACACCATCGACAACCCGGATCAGCGCATCCAGGCCGATATCGACATCTTCACCACCAACGTGGGCCCGCTGCCCAACACGCCCAACAACACCAGCGGTTCCACCCTGCTCTTCGGCGCCATCTCCGCCATCGTCTCGGTGATTTCGTTCACCGCGATTCTGTGGAACCTCTCCGGCGATCTGGACATATTCGGTGTCACGGTGCCGCGGGCGATGTTCCTGATCGCGTTCCTCTACGTGGGTATCGCCACGGTCATCGCGTTCTGGATCGGCCGCCCGATCATCCGGCTGAGTTTCGACAACGAGAAGTACAACGCCGCATTCCGTTACGCGTTGGTCCGGCTGCGCGACGCCTCGGAGTCGGTGGCCTTCTACCGCGGCGAAGTCGCCGAGCGCGTGCAGTTGCGCAAACGATTCGAGCCCATCGTGTCGAACTATCAGCGCTTCATCAATCGGTCGGTCGGGTTCTACGGCTGGAACTTGACCATCAGCCAGATCATCAACCCGCTGCCCTGGGTCATCCAGGCTCCTCGCCTGTTCAGCGGGAACATCCAGCTCGGCGATGTCTCCCAGACCGGTTCGGCGTTCGGCCAGATCCAGGATTCACTGTCGTTCTTCCGTAACTCCTATGACGCCTTCGCCGGCTGGCGGGCCTCGATCATCCGTCTGCACGGACTGGTGATCGCCAACGAGGAAGGCCGCGCGCTCCCGGAGCTGAACGTCGAGCCGTGCGGTAGCTGCCCGGTCGAGCTGCACGATATCGACGTGCACACCCCCACCGGCGAGGTGCTCATCGACGGGCTGAACTTCGAGATGTATCCGGGTGACACCCTGATCATCACCGGCCAGTCCGGCACCGGCAAGACCACCCTGCTACGCAGCCTCGCCCAGTTGTGGCCGTACACCTCGGGCACATTGCGCTGCCCCGCCGGCATCAACGAGACCATGTTCCTGTCCCAGATGCCGTATGTGCCACTCGGTGATCTGCGCGCGGTGGTGTCCTACCCGAAGGGGCCCGATGTGCTCTCGGATGCCGAGCTGCGTGGCGCCCTGGACAAGGTCTCGCTACCGCAGTGCGCGAGGCGCCTGGACGAGCTGGCCGACTGGGCCAAGGTGCTCTCACCGGGTGAGCAGCAGCGCATCGCCTTCGCACGGGTGCTGCTGACCAAACCGCGGGTGGTGTTCTTCGACGAGGCCACCTCCGCACTGGACGAGGGGCTGGAGTACAGCATGTACGACCTGGTGCGCCGGGAACTGCCGGACACCATCCTGGTCAGCGTGACCCACCGCAGCACCGTCGGCCAGCACCATGAGCGACATCTGCACCTGCTCGGCGGCGGTAACTGGGTCCTTGGCGATGTCGACGATGACATCGACAAGCCCGCCAAGGACCCCGAGCCGAGCTAA
- a CDS encoding FAD-binding protein produces the protein MTLQQIPDTLAVANTPAWSDDVDVVVIGFGIAGGCAAVSAAAAGARVLVLERAAAAGGTTSMAGGHFYLGGGTAVQEATGHPDTADEMYKYLVAVTEEPELDKIRAYCDGSVDHFNWLESLGFQFERSYYPGKVVVPPGTEGLSYTGNEKVWPFIEQAKPAPRGHSVPVPGELGGANMVIELLLKRAAELGVQIRYETGATNLIVSDGAVVGVSWKHFTETGAVKAKSVVIAAGGFAMNPEMVAQYTPALGQERKTKHHGMVAPYILGNPNDDGLGIRLGVSAGGVAKNLDQLFITAAAYPPEILLTGIIVNKDGQRFVAEDSYHSRTSAFVLEQPDQTAYLVVDEAHMQMPEMPLIKFIDGWETIAEMEAALGIPEGKLAASLQRYNENAASGTDPDFHKQPDYIAVQDAGPWAAFDLTLGVAMYSGFTMGGLTVSIDGEVLRADGSPVPGLYAAGACASNIARDGKGYASGVQLGEGSFFGRRAGEHAGRRSA, from the coding sequence ATGACACTGCAACAGATCCCGGACACCCTGGCCGTCGCCAACACGCCGGCCTGGTCCGACGATGTCGACGTCGTGGTCATCGGTTTCGGTATCGCCGGGGGATGTGCGGCGGTATCGGCCGCCGCGGCGGGCGCCCGGGTCCTGGTGCTGGAACGCGCGGCCGCAGCCGGCGGCACCACCTCGATGGCCGGCGGCCACTTCTATCTCGGCGGTGGCACCGCCGTGCAGGAGGCCACCGGCCACCCCGACACCGCCGACGAAATGTACAAGTACCTCGTCGCGGTGACCGAGGAGCCCGAGCTGGACAAGATCCGCGCCTACTGTGACGGCAGCGTCGATCACTTCAACTGGCTTGAGTCACTGGGCTTTCAGTTCGAGCGCAGCTACTACCCGGGCAAGGTGGTGGTGCCGCCCGGCACGGAGGGGCTGTCCTACACCGGCAACGAGAAGGTGTGGCCGTTCATCGAGCAGGCCAAGCCCGCACCGCGCGGCCACTCCGTGCCGGTGCCCGGCGAACTCGGCGGCGCCAACATGGTCATCGAACTGCTACTCAAGCGCGCCGCCGAACTCGGCGTGCAGATCCGCTACGAGACCGGCGCCACCAACCTCATCGTGAGCGACGGCGCCGTTGTCGGGGTGAGCTGGAAACACTTCACCGAAACCGGTGCGGTCAAAGCGAAGTCGGTGGTCATCGCCGCGGGTGGGTTCGCGATGAATCCCGAGATGGTCGCCCAGTACACGCCGGCGCTCGGCCAGGAACGCAAGACCAAGCACCACGGCATGGTGGCGCCCTACATCCTGGGCAACCCCAACGACGACGGGCTGGGCATCCGGCTCGGGGTGTCGGCCGGCGGCGTCGCCAAGAACCTCGACCAGCTGTTCATCACCGCTGCGGCCTACCCGCCGGAGATCCTGCTGACCGGGATCATCGTCAACAAGGACGGGCAGCGGTTCGTCGCCGAGGATTCCTACCATTCGCGTACCTCGGCATTCGTCCTCGAACAACCGGATCAGACCGCGTACCTCGTCGTCGACGAGGCGCACATGCAGATGCCGGAGATGCCGCTGATCAAATTCATCGACGGTTGGGAGACCATCGCGGAAATGGAGGCGGCGCTCGGCATCCCGGAAGGCAAGCTGGCCGCATCGTTGCAGCGGTACAACGAGAACGCCGCGAGCGGAACCGATCCCGACTTTCACAAACAACCCGATTACATCGCGGTGCAGGATGCCGGCCCGTGGGCCGCCTTCGACCTGACGCTCGGGGTGGCGATGTACTCCGGTTTCACCATGGGTGGGTTGACGGTGTCCATCGACGGTGAGGTGCTGCGCGCCGACGGCAGTCCCGTGCCCGGGCTGTACGCCGCGGGTGCATGCGCCTCCAACATCGCCCGGGACGGTAAGGGATACGCCAGCGGTGTGCAGCTGGGTGAGGGATCCTTTTTCGGCCGACGGGCTGGAGAGCACGCCGGCAGGCGCAGCGCTTAG
- a CDS encoding TetR/AcrR family transcriptional regulator, translating to MGKRQQARDRIEAQIVEVGRRHLVTDGAAGLSLRAIAREIGLVSSAVYRYVASRDDLLTLLLVDAYTELADTVDAAAAAAAASGDWAARLVAMAHAARRWAVGQPARWALLYGSPVPGYRAPAELTVGPGTRVVGALFAVIADGIRDGAVPNPKGAAPQPLSDDLDRVRAEFGFPGGDPVLLQCFLVWATLVGAISLEVFGQYGPDTLSAPEVVFDGQIRLLVQALASSIGDSWPDAGAN from the coding sequence GTGGGTAAGAGGCAGCAGGCGCGCGACCGGATCGAGGCGCAGATCGTCGAGGTGGGCCGCCGTCACCTGGTCACCGACGGGGCCGCGGGCCTGTCGCTGCGTGCCATCGCCCGCGAGATCGGCCTGGTGTCCTCCGCCGTCTACCGCTATGTCGCCAGCCGTGACGATCTGCTGACCCTGCTGCTGGTCGACGCCTACACCGAACTGGCCGACACGGTGGACGCCGCGGCCGCGGCCGCGGCGGCGTCCGGCGACTGGGCGGCGCGGCTGGTGGCGATGGCGCATGCCGCGCGCCGGTGGGCCGTCGGGCAACCGGCGCGCTGGGCTCTGCTCTATGGCAGCCCGGTGCCCGGCTATCGCGCCCCGGCGGAATTGACGGTCGGCCCCGGCACGCGGGTCGTCGGCGCGCTGTTCGCGGTCATCGCCGACGGTATCCGCGACGGTGCCGTACCCAACCCCAAAGGCGCTGCACCGCAACCCCTATCGGATGATCTGGACCGGGTGCGGGCGGAGTTCGGTTTCCCTGGTGGCGATCCGGTGCTGCTGCAGTGCTTCCTGGTGTGGGCGACCTTGGTGGGGGCGATCAGTCTGGAGGTGTTCGGTCAGTACGGGCCGGACACGCTCTCGGCGCCCGAGGTGGTCTTCGACGGCCAGATCCGGTTGTTGGTGCAGGCCCTCGCCTCGTCGATCGGCGATTCGTGGCCGGACGCCGGGGCAAACTAG
- a CDS encoding nitroreductase/quinone reductase family protein: MTTRYDQPNRAARAFNEVIRQLAELGIEIAGSRALRVRGRTTGQWRSVVVNVLTVDGRDYVVSPRGNTQWVRNARAAGTVETGPRWRRRRASVREIPDAAKPELIRRYLDRWYWEVKGHSGGLTPVSTDSEVNEIAASIPVFELAG, translated from the coding sequence ATGACCACGCGCTACGACCAGCCGAATCGAGCCGCCCGCGCCTTCAACGAGGTGATCCGGCAGTTGGCCGAACTGGGAATCGAAATCGCCGGCAGCCGCGCACTGCGGGTGCGGGGCAGAACGACGGGACAGTGGCGGTCGGTGGTGGTGAACGTACTCACCGTCGACGGTCGCGACTATGTCGTCTCACCCCGCGGCAACACCCAATGGGTGCGCAATGCCCGGGCCGCGGGAACCGTGGAGACCGGGCCGCGCTGGCGCCGGCGCAGGGCGAGCGTCCGGGAGATTCCGGATGCCGCCAAGCCGGAACTGATCCGGCGTTATCTGGACAGGTGGTATTGGGAGGTCAAGGGTCACTCGGGCGGGTTGACGCCCGTATCGACCGACTCGGAGGTGAACGAGATCGCCGCCTCGATACCGGTGTTCGAGCTGGCCGGCTGA
- a CDS encoding S1 family peptidase, whose translation MRARLFLGLLAAAPAVAVALAVAPAASSEPGVTVYPGMEIRQGSTLCTLGFVDPVARAAFTAGHCRGDGPVTDRAGNVIGAMALFDDNTPDGATVTGDHQIADWGAITLADDVQINSVLPGGRALVIDEAHAVSQPGQQVCHFGVVTGESCGTVAVVNNGWFTMGNGVVSQKGDSGGPVYTLTPDGRAAIVGLFNSTWGGAPTAVSWQSTGQRIREAVATQPASSNTGIEAAISFTSESVDTGVNPPE comes from the coding sequence ATGCGTGCACGCCTTTTCCTGGGACTGTTGGCGGCGGCGCCGGCAGTGGCGGTGGCATTGGCCGTCGCCCCCGCGGCAAGCTCCGAGCCGGGGGTGACGGTGTATCCGGGGATGGAGATCCGGCAGGGCAGCACACTCTGCACGCTGGGCTTCGTCGATCCGGTGGCGCGCGCCGCGTTCACCGCCGGGCACTGCCGCGGCGACGGTCCGGTCACCGACAGGGCGGGCAATGTCATCGGCGCGATGGCGCTGTTCGACGACAACACCCCCGACGGCGCGACCGTCACCGGTGATCATCAGATCGCCGATTGGGGCGCCATCACGCTGGCCGACGACGTGCAGATCAATTCGGTGCTGCCCGGCGGACGCGCGCTCGTGATCGACGAGGCGCACGCGGTGAGCCAGCCCGGTCAGCAGGTCTGCCACTTCGGCGTCGTCACCGGCGAGAGCTGTGGCACCGTCGCCGTGGTCAACAACGGCTGGTTCACCATGGGCAACGGCGTGGTCAGCCAGAAGGGCGACTCCGGCGGCCCGGTCTACACCCTCACCCCGGACGGCCGGGCGGCGATCGTCGGATTGTTCAACAGCACCTGGGGCGGCGCCCCGACGGCGGTCTCCTGGCAGTCCACCGGCCAGCGGATCCGTGAGGCCGTCGCGACTCAGCCGGCCAGCTCGAACACCGGTATCGAGGCGGCGATCTCGTTCACCTCCGAGTCGGTCGATACGGGCGTCAACCCGCCCGAGTGA
- a CDS encoding FAD-binding oxidoreductase produces MKTVFDAHVDPALVERSLAASAFAPMWLDIRRPDHAALTGAVSCDLLVIGGGYTGLWAALHAAERHPGRKIVLIEANRIGWAASGRNGGFVDASLTHGAENGKSRWADEFDTLQAMGLENLDGMAADIERLELDVEWQRTGMLSVATEPHQVDWLAESAAAGEGRFLDQEQVRAEVASPTYRAGLFEPDTCAIVHPAKLAIELARACRAAGVQIHEHTRAVSVQASGSGLRVGAETAVVNTKQVVLATNVYPSLVRRNRWYTVPVYDYVLSTEPLTAEQLDRIGWRNRQGVGDCANQFHYYRLTADNRVVWGGYDAVYYFGRRVDAVYEDRQQTYRKLAEHFFITFPQLDDIRFSHRWAGAIDTNTRFCAHWGTAHRGRLAYVNGFTGLGVGATRFAADVCLDLLDGSPTPRTELEMVRKRPLPFPPEPVASVGIQATRWSLDRADHSAGKRNVLLKTLDTLGLGFDS; encoded by the coding sequence GTGAAGACCGTTTTCGATGCCCATGTCGACCCCGCACTCGTCGAACGTTCGCTTGCCGCAAGCGCGTTCGCACCGATGTGGCTCGACATCCGGCGGCCCGACCATGCCGCGTTGACCGGGGCGGTGAGTTGCGACCTGCTGGTCATCGGCGGTGGCTACACCGGTTTGTGGGCGGCCCTGCACGCCGCCGAGCGCCATCCGGGCCGCAAGATCGTGTTGATCGAGGCGAACCGGATCGGTTGGGCGGCGTCCGGGCGCAATGGCGGTTTCGTCGACGCCAGCCTGACCCATGGCGCCGAGAACGGAAAGTCGCGCTGGGCCGACGAGTTCGACACGTTGCAGGCAATGGGCCTGGAGAACCTCGACGGTATGGCCGCCGATATCGAACGGCTCGAGCTGGACGTGGAGTGGCAGCGGACCGGCATGCTGTCGGTGGCCACCGAACCACACCAGGTCGACTGGCTGGCCGAATCCGCAGCGGCCGGGGAGGGCCGCTTCCTGGATCAGGAGCAGGTGCGTGCGGAGGTTGCGTCGCCGACCTATCGGGCCGGACTGTTCGAGCCCGACACCTGTGCGATCGTGCACCCGGCCAAGCTCGCAATCGAGCTGGCGCGGGCGTGCCGCGCGGCCGGCGTGCAGATCCACGAGCACACCCGGGCGGTCTCGGTGCAGGCGTCGGGCAGCGGTCTGCGGGTGGGCGCCGAGACGGCCGTGGTGAACACCAAGCAGGTGGTGCTGGCGACCAACGTGTATCCCAGCCTGGTGCGCCGGAACCGTTGGTACACAGTGCCGGTGTATGACTATGTGCTGTCGACCGAGCCGCTGACCGCCGAACAGCTGGACCGGATCGGCTGGCGGAACCGGCAGGGCGTCGGCGACTGTGCGAACCAGTTCCACTACTACCGGCTGACCGCGGACAACCGCGTGGTCTGGGGCGGCTATGACGCCGTCTACTACTTCGGGCGGCGCGTCGATGCCGTGTACGAGGACCGGCAGCAGACCTACCGCAAGTTGGCCGAGCATTTCTTCATCACCTTCCCGCAACTCGACGACATCCGGTTCAGCCACCGCTGGGCGGGGGCGATCGACACCAACACCAGATTCTGCGCGCACTGGGGGACTGCCCACCGCGGCCGCCTCGCCTACGTCAACGGATTCACCGGCCTCGGAGTCGGGGCCACCCGGTTCGCCGCAGACGTCTGCCTGGACCTTCTCGACGGCTCACCCACGCCGCGCACCGAGTTGGAGATGGTCCGCAAGCGGCCACTGCCGTTCCCGCCGGAACCGGTTGCCAGCGTGGGGATTCAGGCCACCCGCTGGTCGCTGGATCGCGCCGACCACTCCGCGGGCAAGCGCAATGTGCTGTTGAAGACCCTGGACACGCTGGGCCTGGGTTTCGACTCCTGA
- a CDS encoding sterol desaturase family protein, translating to MDALLRLLDALPPQMRDPVLFAIPFFLLLLVLEWTAARKLAHLEPADRTPAGAYHRRDAWASLSMGLVSVATTAGWKLLALFGYAAIYAYLAPWHLPSDQWYTWLIALVGVDLLFYAYHRIAHRVRLIWATHQAHHSSQYFNFATALRQKWNNSGEILMWIPLPLLGVPPWMVFASFSVNLIYQFWVHTERIDRLWRPVEFVFNTPSHHRVHHGMDPEYLDKNYAGIFILWDRIFGTYQDEVFRPHYGLTKQVDTFNIWKLQTHEYVAIGRDVRAARRWRDKFGYAFGPPGWAPREAGRAVSRSAG from the coding sequence ATGGATGCGTTGCTGAGGTTGCTCGACGCACTGCCGCCGCAGATGCGCGACCCGGTGCTCTTCGCCATCCCGTTCTTCCTGCTGCTGTTGGTGCTGGAGTGGACCGCCGCGCGCAAGCTGGCGCACCTTGAGCCCGCCGACCGCACCCCGGCCGGGGCCTATCACCGCCGCGACGCCTGGGCGAGCCTGTCCATGGGTCTGGTCTCGGTGGCCACCACTGCCGGCTGGAAACTGTTGGCGCTCTTCGGTTATGCGGCGATCTACGCCTACCTGGCGCCGTGGCACCTGCCGTCTGACCAGTGGTACACGTGGCTGATCGCGCTGGTCGGCGTCGACCTGTTGTTCTACGCGTATCACCGGATCGCGCACCGGGTCCGGCTCATCTGGGCGACCCACCAGGCGCACCACTCCAGTCAGTATTTCAACTTCGCCACAGCGCTTCGGCAGAAGTGGAACAACAGCGGAGAGATCCTGATGTGGATTCCGCTGCCGCTGCTCGGGGTGCCGCCGTGGATGGTGTTCGCGAGTTTCTCGGTCAACCTGATCTACCAGTTCTGGGTGCACACCGAGCGCATCGACCGGCTGTGGCGGCCCGTCGAGTTCGTCTTCAACACACCGTCGCATCACCGGGTGCACCACGGCATGGATCCGGAGTACCTGGACAAGAACTACGCCGGGATCTTCATCCTGTGGGACAGGATCTTCGGGACGTATCAGGATGAGGTGTTCCGACCGCACTACGGGCTGACAAAACAGGTCGACACCTTCAACATCTGGAAGCTGCAGACCCACGAATACGTCGCGATCGGCCGGGATGTCCGGGCCGCAAGGCGCTGGCGCGACAAGTTCGGCTACGCGTTCGGGCCGCCCGGCTGGGCACCGCGGGAGGCCGGGCGCGCGGTGTCCCGCAGTGCGGGCTGA